The following proteins are co-located in the Paludibaculum fermentans genome:
- a CDS encoding MBL fold metallo-hydrolase, which produces MDVPESAKGPAVDPAKGYRLQDLGEGLFVITDNAYQSMFLVYETGVVVVDAPPSFAGHIRQAIAEITLKPVTHLIYSHSHLDHIGGAKGLGGHPVIVAHEETRRLLVRANDPNRPVPAVTFRDRFTLRAGSRILELSYHGNAHEPGNIFISVPASKTLMVVDVICPGWMPWRRLSLAEDIPGYFAQVEEIRHLPFDTLVAGHVARTGTKADVELQSEFLKDLKLAAGQALNTTKPGEGMDPRDMANPWALFDNYTDRVMVQCVNTLTPKWSTRLAGFDAFIWDQCYAMEQSLRGD; this is translated from the coding sequence ATGGACGTTCCTGAATCGGCGAAGGGCCCGGCCGTTGATCCGGCGAAGGGCTACCGGCTCCAGGATCTTGGCGAGGGTTTGTTCGTCATCACGGACAACGCATACCAGTCGATGTTCCTGGTATACGAAACCGGCGTTGTCGTCGTCGACGCTCCACCCTCTTTCGCCGGCCACATTCGCCAGGCAATTGCGGAGATCACCCTCAAACCGGTGACTCACCTGATCTACAGTCATTCGCATCTCGACCACATTGGCGGAGCGAAGGGGCTTGGCGGCCATCCCGTCATCGTTGCGCACGAAGAGACACGCCGCCTGCTCGTCCGCGCGAACGACCCCAATCGCCCGGTGCCGGCCGTGACCTTCCGGGATCGCTTCACACTGAGGGCCGGCAGCCGGATTCTCGAACTCTCCTATCACGGGAATGCGCACGAGCCAGGCAACATCTTCATCTCCGTACCAGCGTCAAAGACGCTCATGGTAGTCGATGTGATCTGTCCTGGTTGGATGCCTTGGCGCAGGCTCTCCCTGGCCGAGGATATTCCCGGTTACTTCGCCCAGGTGGAAGAGATCAGACACCTCCCCTTCGACACCCTCGTGGCCGGACACGTAGCGCGCACGGGTACCAAGGCGGACGTGGAGTTGCAGAGCGAGTTTCTCAAGGACTTGAAGCTCGCGGCAGGCCAGGCTCTCAACACAACGAAACCGGGTGAGGGCATGGACCCAAGGGACATGGCCAATCCCTGGGCCCTCTTCGACAACTACACGGACCGGGTGATGGTCCAGTGTGTCAACACCCTCACCCCGAAGTGGTCAACGAGGCTGGCCGGATTCGACGCTTTCATCTGGGATCAGTGCTATGCAATGGAACAGAGCCTGCGGGGCGACTAG
- the copM gene encoding CopM family metallochaperone has translation MKSLRTIMKATEGRSKYDGATTKRPRSDAMKTIAVIGGLLVLTAAAQNAPHEDSFRKEMHATMQVMDRGMTAAPMLGDVDHDFAAMMIPHHQGAIDMAKSELKYGTDPVMRRLAQEILVDQQSEIVAMQLWLDKRAARREK, from the coding sequence ATAAAAAGCCTCCGCACGATTATGAAAGCCACAGAAGGCAGGTCCAAATACGATGGGGCTACCACCAAGCGACCCAGGAGTGACGCAATGAAGACGATTGCCGTGATCGGCGGGCTGCTGGTCCTGACTGCAGCGGCGCAGAATGCTCCCCACGAGGACAGCTTCAGGAAGGAGATGCACGCCACCATGCAGGTGATGGATCGCGGGATGACCGCTGCCCCCATGCTTGGCGATGTGGATCACGATTTTGCGGCCATGATGATCCCGCACCACCAGGGTGCGATCGATATGGCGAAGTCGGAGCTCAAGTACGGCACCGACCCGGTAATGCGCCGGCTGGCGCAGGAGATCCTGGTTGACCAACAATCCGAAATCGTGGCCATGCAGCTTTGGCTGGACAAGCGTGCGGCCAGGCGGGAGAAGTAG
- a CDS encoding YncE family protein, translating into MKRCLMILLAAGVMPGVQGGDRVYTADQTSNTVSVIDPATNKLLGSIHLGEDVPTALLPLYRGELLVHGLGFSSDHKTLSVVSIGSNSVTLIDTETNTVKGKIYLGRSPHEAFFRPDGKELWAAVRGENYVSVIDPIRRKEIRRIETANGPGMVLFRPDGRYAFVPSSFTPELDVIEVSTYRVVARIPQVSPFSPNLAVDQDEVWLTLKDSGKTQVVSAKPPFATTAVLETGPITNHVTFLSNPNGRFAYVSVGGKDQVLVYRRVQGSTPQLVSTIKTGDLPHGIWGSGDGSRVYVGLENGDAVQAIDTGSNEIIATIPVGQLPQALVYVPQATSSDRGTANLKPLEHAAEALHLTLAAPEGSGSTAHASVSINSLGLIDSLQIAATGLTPGSRYRLVLVGGTEPQDLATFTAGIGGVAITQTLGPLKRVVAGSHATAPLQLEVRSAEPGASQVVLQQARPIVDQQ; encoded by the coding sequence ATGAAGCGCTGCCTGATGATCCTTCTCGCCGCTGGAGTCATGCCAGGGGTTCAAGGCGGTGATCGGGTGTACACGGCGGATCAGACGTCCAACACTGTCTCCGTCATCGACCCCGCGACCAACAAGCTGCTAGGTTCCATTCACCTGGGAGAGGATGTGCCCACGGCATTGCTGCCTCTGTATCGGGGTGAGCTGCTCGTTCATGGACTTGGCTTTTCGTCGGATCACAAAACCCTCAGCGTGGTCTCCATTGGATCGAATTCGGTCACCTTGATCGATACCGAAACAAACACGGTGAAGGGGAAGATCTACCTTGGCCGCTCACCGCATGAGGCCTTCTTCCGGCCGGATGGCAAGGAACTCTGGGCGGCCGTCCGCGGCGAGAACTACGTCAGCGTCATCGATCCGATTCGCCGCAAGGAGATCCGCCGGATCGAGACCGCCAACGGCCCGGGCATGGTGCTCTTCCGGCCGGACGGCAGGTACGCCTTTGTGCCGTCCAGTTTCACACCCGAGCTGGATGTGATCGAGGTCTCGACTTATCGCGTCGTTGCACGCATCCCGCAAGTGAGTCCATTCTCACCGAATCTGGCGGTCGATCAGGACGAGGTTTGGCTGACCTTAAAGGACTCCGGCAAAACCCAGGTGGTGAGCGCGAAGCCTCCCTTTGCCACAACCGCCGTCCTCGAGACCGGGCCGATCACCAATCACGTCACCTTCCTCTCCAACCCGAATGGCCGTTTTGCTTACGTCTCGGTCGGGGGCAAGGACCAGGTGCTGGTCTACCGGCGTGTTCAGGGTTCGACACCCCAGCTTGTGTCGACGATCAAGACCGGCGACCTGCCTCACGGCATTTGGGGGTCTGGAGATGGCAGCCGTGTCTATGTTGGGCTTGAGAACGGTGATGCCGTCCAGGCGATCGACACCGGCTCGAACGAGATCATCGCCACGATACCGGTGGGCCAGTTGCCGCAAGCCCTGGTCTATGTGCCACAAGCAACCTCCTCCGATCGCGGTACGGCCAACCTGAAACCGCTCGAACATGCGGCAGAGGCGTTGCATCTCACGTTGGCCGCCCCCGAAGGTAGCGGTTCCACCGCCCATGCCAGCGTCTCGATCAATTCATTGGGGCTTATCGATAGTCTGCAAATTGCTGCCACGGGGCTTACCCCGGGCAGCAGATATCGCCTGGTGCTGGTGGGTGGCACCGAACCGCAGGACCTCGCCACTTTCACCGCGGGCATTGGCGGGGTCGCGATCACTCAAACGCTTGGGCCCCTGAAGCGCGTCGTCGCCGGCTCACACGCCACGGCCCCATTGCAGCTCGAAGTGAGATCGGCCGAGCCCGGCGCATCGCAGGTGGTGCTGCAGCAGGCCAGGCCCATCGTGGATCAACAGTAG
- a CDS encoding SDR family NAD(P)-dependent oxidoreductase, with protein MARKLEGKIALITGGSSGIGLATAKDFAAEGAHVYITGRRQSELDRAVDEGGGQITAIQGDVSRMEDLDRLFHVIQTEQGWLDAVFANAGTGGFAPLGQITEEHFDKQFDLNVKGLLFTVQKALPLLRDGSSIVLNASIVSVKGNPAFSVYSATKAAVRSFARTWAVDLRERRIRVNAISPGVVPTPGYNTSLGMNEQQVDEFVQGSLASIPLGRAGTPEEIAKAVTFLVSPDSSYINGIELFVDGGLAQI; from the coding sequence ATGGCACGCAAGCTGGAAGGCAAGATCGCCTTGATCACAGGCGGCAGCAGTGGGATTGGACTGGCCACCGCAAAAGACTTCGCCGCGGAGGGCGCGCATGTCTATATCACCGGCCGGCGCCAGAGTGAGCTGGATCGGGCCGTTGACGAGGGCGGCGGACAGATCACCGCGATCCAGGGCGACGTGTCCAGAATGGAAGATCTCGACAGACTCTTCCACGTCATTCAGACAGAACAAGGCTGGCTCGATGCCGTCTTCGCGAACGCCGGGACGGGTGGGTTCGCCCCTCTGGGGCAGATCACTGAAGAGCACTTCGACAAACAGTTTGACCTGAACGTCAAAGGCTTGTTGTTCACCGTGCAGAAGGCCTTGCCGCTGCTACGCGACGGGAGTTCGATTGTATTGAACGCCTCGATCGTGTCCGTTAAGGGCAACCCGGCTTTCAGCGTCTACAGTGCCACCAAGGCGGCGGTCCGCTCCTTTGCACGCACCTGGGCGGTGGATCTGCGGGAACGCCGGATTCGAGTGAATGCCATCAGTCCCGGCGTCGTCCCGACGCCCGGGTACAACACCAGCCTGGGGATGAATGAGCAGCAGGTGGACGAGTTTGTGCAAGGCTCACTCGCCAGTATTCCGCTCGGCCGCGCCGGCACACCAGAGGAGATTGCGAAGGCCGTGACTTTCCTGGTCTCCCCGGATAGCAGTTACATCAACGGAATTGAGTTGTTTGTGGACGGTGGGCTGGCACAGATCTGA
- a CDS encoding alpha/beta fold hydrolase has protein sequence MPTFTTPDGTSIYYKDWGQGQPLVFSHGWPLSADAWEDQMIFLADRGYRCIAHDRRGHGRSGQTWDGNNMDTYADDLAALVTALDLRDAVHIGHSTGGGEVARYIGRHGTSRVAKAVLIGAVPPLMLKTASNPGGLPLSAFDEIRAGVLSDRSQFFRELSMPFYGFNRPGAQVSQGLRDSFWLQGMLAGHKAALDCIRAFSETDFTADLKRFDVPTLVLHGDDDQIVPIGASALLSSKIIRNATLKIYEGAPHGMCSTLKARVNDELLAFLSQGVPAAS, from the coding sequence ATGCCTACATTTACAACTCCGGATGGTACGTCGATCTATTACAAGGACTGGGGCCAGGGGCAACCGCTGGTCTTCAGCCACGGCTGGCCTTTGAGCGCGGATGCCTGGGAAGACCAGATGATCTTCCTGGCAGATCGCGGATATCGATGCATCGCTCACGATCGGCGAGGCCATGGGCGGTCCGGCCAGACGTGGGACGGCAACAATATGGACACCTACGCCGATGATCTTGCCGCGTTGGTGACGGCCCTCGATCTTCGCGACGCGGTGCACATCGGGCACTCCACAGGCGGCGGGGAAGTCGCCCGTTACATCGGCCGTCACGGGACCAGCCGTGTAGCCAAAGCCGTGCTGATCGGCGCGGTGCCGCCGCTGATGCTGAAGACGGCGTCGAATCCCGGGGGGCTGCCTCTGTCTGCTTTCGATGAGATCCGCGCGGGTGTCTTGTCGGACAGGTCGCAGTTCTTCCGGGAGCTGAGTATGCCGTTCTATGGGTTCAACCGGCCCGGGGCGCAGGTTTCACAGGGATTGAGGGATTCCTTCTGGCTCCAGGGCATGCTGGCGGGCCATAAGGCGGCGCTTGATTGCATCCGGGCATTCTCCGAGACCGATTTCACGGCGGACCTCAAACGGTTCGACGTTCCAACACTCGTTCTCCACGGCGATGACGACCAGATTGTGCCAATCGGCGCCTCCGCGTTGCTTTCTTCAAAAATCATCCGCAACGCTACCCTCAAGATTTACGAAGGAGCGCCGCATGGAATGTGTTCGACCTTGAAAGCGCGGGTGAACGACGAACTACTGGCCTTCCTAAGCCAGGGAGTGCCGGCTGCGTCGTGA